A region of Selenomonadales bacterium 4137-cl DNA encodes the following proteins:
- a CDS encoding YgiQ family radical SAM protein, with protein sequence MTNDFLPISRADMDKRGWDRLDFLFVSGDAYVDHPSFGPAIIGRLLEKQGWRVGIIAQPDWRSTAAFKALGKPRLAVLVSAGNLDSMLSKYTAARRFRSEDDYSPGGRAGLRPERATLVYASRIREVWKDVPLIIGGIEASLRRFAHYDYWSDSVRRSILVDSKADLLVYGMGEKQIKEIAAQLAAGIPMNAIRDVKGTCYRAASLDHLWNYAEAPSFAAVSGSKQDFAAAFKLQYDEQDPVRGKTVVQAHDGEYVIQNPPADPLTTAEMDEIYDLPYRRTYHPVYEEAGGVPAIQEVKFSLVSHRGCFGGCSFCAIVSHQGRIIQTRSAESILREAALLTELPDFKGYIHDVGGPTANFRLPACRFQAERGACKDRRCLHPEPCPNLEAGHGDYLSLLRALRQLPKVKKVFIRSGIRYDYLLAEGGDEFLRELCQHHVSGQLKIAPEHIAPRVTRLMGKPGKDVYLRFADAFRRMNAALGKEQYLVPYLMSSHPGSGLREAVELAEFLRDMGYHPEQVQDFIPTPGSLSTCMYYTGLHPLTGEKVYVAKDPREKRLQRALLQYRDPKNYPLVLEALTKAGRQDLIGYGDKCLIRPPRQPERPKGPAAKKARALPPGRDKGKQGKRKARVR encoded by the coding sequence ATGACCAACGATTTTCTGCCCATCTCCAGAGCTGATATGGACAAGCGCGGCTGGGACAGGCTGGATTTCCTGTTCGTCAGCGGCGATGCCTATGTCGACCATCCCAGCTTCGGGCCGGCCATCATCGGCCGGCTGCTAGAAAAGCAGGGCTGGCGCGTGGGGATAATCGCCCAACCCGACTGGCGGTCGACAGCCGCTTTCAAGGCCCTCGGCAAACCACGGCTGGCGGTGCTCGTTTCGGCCGGCAATCTCGATTCGATGCTGAGCAAATACACCGCCGCCCGGCGGTTCCGTTCGGAGGACGATTATTCGCCCGGCGGCCGGGCCGGCCTCCGCCCGGAGCGGGCCACCCTTGTGTACGCCAGCCGCATCCGCGAAGTGTGGAAGGATGTGCCGCTCATCATCGGCGGCATCGAGGCGAGCCTCCGGCGGTTCGCGCATTACGATTACTGGTCGGACAGCGTGCGCCGCTCCATTCTGGTGGACAGCAAGGCCGATCTCCTGGTATACGGTATGGGCGAGAAGCAGATCAAGGAGATCGCCGCCCAGTTGGCCGCAGGCATCCCTATGAACGCCATTCGCGATGTGAAGGGCACCTGCTACCGGGCGGCCTCCCTCGACCACCTGTGGAACTACGCCGAAGCGCCCTCGTTCGCGGCGGTCAGCGGCAGCAAACAGGATTTCGCCGCCGCTTTTAAGCTGCAGTACGACGAGCAGGACCCGGTCCGCGGCAAGACGGTCGTCCAGGCCCACGACGGCGAATATGTGATCCAGAATCCGCCTGCCGACCCGCTGACGACCGCCGAGATGGACGAAATCTACGATCTGCCGTACCGGCGGACGTATCATCCGGTTTACGAGGAGGCAGGCGGCGTACCCGCCATCCAGGAGGTTAAGTTCAGCCTCGTCAGCCACCGCGGCTGTTTCGGCGGCTGCTCGTTCTGCGCCATCGTTTCCCATCAGGGGAGGATCATCCAGACCCGCAGCGCCGAGTCGATCCTGCGTGAGGCGGCGCTGCTCACCGAATTGCCGGATTTCAAGGGCTATATCCACGATGTGGGCGGCCCGACCGCCAATTTCCGCCTGCCGGCCTGCCGGTTCCAGGCCGAGCGCGGCGCCTGCAAGGACCGCCGCTGCCTTCATCCCGAACCGTGCCCTAACCTCGAAGCTGGCCACGGCGATTATCTGTCGCTCCTCCGGGCGCTCAGGCAGTTGCCGAAGGTGAAAAAGGTCTTCATCCGTTCGGGCATCCGCTACGACTACCTGCTGGCCGAAGGGGGCGACGAGTTTCTCCGCGAGCTGTGCCAGCACCATGTCAGCGGCCAGCTGAAAATCGCCCCCGAGCATATCGCCCCCAGAGTGACCCGCCTGATGGGGAAGCCGGGAAAAGATGTTTATCTGCGGTTCGCGGACGCGTTCCGCCGCATGAACGCCGCGCTGGGCAAGGAGCAGTATCTCGTGCCCTACCTGATGTCCAGTCATCCCGGCTCCGGTCTGCGCGAGGCGGTCGAACTGGCCGAGTTTCTGCGCGACATGGGCTATCATCCGGAGCAGGTCCAGGATTTTATCCCCACCCCCGGCAGCCTTTCCACCTGTATGTACTACACCGGTCTCCATCCGCTGACCGGTGAGAAGGTCTATGTTGCCAAGGACCCGCGCGAAAAGCGGCTGCAGCGGGCCCTCCTCCAGTACCGCGACCCGAAAAACTACCCCCTGGTGCTGGAAGCGCTGACGAAGGCCGGCCGTCAGGATCTGATCGGTTACGGTGACAAGTGTCTGATCCGCCCGCCGCGGCAGCCGGAGAGGCCGAAAGGCCCGGCTGCGAAAAAGGCCCGCGCCCTTCCACCGGGCCGCGATAAAGGAAAACAGGGCAAGAGAAAAGCCAGGGTCCGTTGA